The Oscillospiraceae bacterium genome has a segment encoding these proteins:
- a CDS encoding GGDEF domain-containing protein → MKNRSNFFGNQEKIYQRLSPENRSAIDEYNEKTLSTLLPVGWALSLLPLAASLFSVKEIDATPAYLLTFASYFILFLLFKIPAVKKHSLFGLYAAFSVLFLFGIYLSVIHTPDMRATILLGGFAIMPLSFIDRPRRIYLFLVFWLAVHTALALHFKPANAMIDLLNCLCASVLGCFLGRMMIQVRLESFEARRLLVIEKVTDVLTGLFNRRKLFEALAYLETENSEKPSGVMMLDIDNFKEFNDRCGHAAGDKCLNRFGEILTKFAQNFRLDFYRYGGEEFLAFAYGYSEDELQSVADSLRIAVQSADMDGNHTTVSIGVVCCGKEQVRNYETVIDRADQAAYAAKRAGRNRVHMEQTKIPGQLPILENGE, encoded by the coding sequence ATGAAAAACCGGTCAAACTTTTTTGGGAATCAGGAAAAAATCTATCAGCGGCTCTCACCCGAAAACCGCTCAGCCATCGACGAGTATAACGAAAAGACGCTGTCCACTTTGCTGCCCGTCGGATGGGCGCTGTCCTTGCTGCCGCTGGCAGCTTCGCTCTTCAGCGTGAAAGAGATCGACGCCACCCCCGCTTACCTGCTGACGTTTGCGTCTTACTTCATCCTGTTCCTGCTGTTTAAAATCCCGGCCGTCAAAAAGCATTCGCTTTTCGGGCTGTATGCCGCTTTTTCGGTCCTGTTCCTGTTCGGGATCTATCTCAGCGTCATTCACACACCCGATATGCGCGCGACCATATTGTTAGGCGGGTTCGCCATCATGCCGCTCAGCTTCATCGACCGTCCCCGCCGGATCTATCTGTTTTTGGTCTTCTGGCTGGCGGTGCATACCGCGCTGGCGTTACATTTCAAACCCGCAAATGCGATGATCGATTTGCTCAATTGCCTGTGCGCATCGGTTCTCGGATGCTTTCTCGGCAGAATGATGATACAGGTTCGTTTGGAGAGTTTCGAAGCAAGGCGGCTGCTCGTCATCGAAAAAGTGACCGATGTGCTCACGGGCCTTTTTAACCGCCGCAAGCTCTTTGAGGCGCTGGCGTATCTCGAGACCGAGAACTCGGAAAAGCCGTCCGGCGTCATGATGCTCGACATCGACAACTTCAAAGAATTCAACGACCGCTGCGGCCACGCCGCCGGTGATAAATGCCTGAACCGCTTCGGGGAGATCCTGACAAAATTCGCCCAAAACTTCCGGCTGGATTTTTATCGCTACGGCGGCGAGGAGTTTTTGGCTTTCGCCTACGGCTACAGCGAAGACGAACTGCAGTCCGTTGCCGACAGTTTGCGGATCGCCGTGCAGAGCGCGGATATGGACGGCAATCACACCACCGTCAGCATCGGCGTTGTCTGCTGCGGCAAAGAACAGGTCCGAAATTATGAGACGGTCATCGACCGGGCGGACCAGGCCGCCTATGCCGCAAAGCGCGCAGGCCGCAACCGGGTGCATATGGAACAAACCAAAATCCCCGGCCAACTGCCCATTTTGGAGAATGGGGAGTAA
- a CDS encoding helix-turn-helix transcriptional regulator: protein MKNIKTLRTEAGMSQFSFASLFGVHQTAVSQWEKGRTNPDTRTAKAIADYFHVDLDYVLDRETEEDEFLIALSAEAKALTDEQKQDVLDFIRFKKSQKK, encoded by the coding sequence ATGAAAAATATCAAAACGCTCCGCACCGAAGCGGGCATGTCCCAATTTTCCTTCGCGTCGCTTTTCGGCGTGCATCAGACCGCGGTCAGCCAGTGGGAAAAAGGGCGGACGAATCCCGACACCCGCACCGCGAAAGCCATCGCGGATTATTTTCACGTCGATCTCGATTACGTGCTGGACCGCGAAACCGAGGAAGACGAGTTTCTGATCGCGCTCTCGGCCGAAGCCAAAGCCCTGACCGACGAGCAGAAACAGGACGTCCTGGACTTCATCCGCTTCAAAAAATCGCAGAAAAAATAA